One Fibrobacter sp. genomic window, GTTTGTCCTGTGGATCGTAAAGAAGCGGGAATAGTCACTTTGAAGGGCTTGCTTGTATTTGTTCTCGCCCTTGCCTGCATAGCCTCCCTTGCGGTTGCAGCGCAGCCTTGTGACACCTTGCTGGTACGCCAAAAACCTGCCGGAATTTGGTGGCCGTCCAAAGATACGAATCGAAGAATTGCCCCGGTAGCTGTATGGTTCCATGGCGGAATGACCAGCGGAAATTGTCAAAAAGGATTGGTTGCCGGGGGCGATTTTTCTTCTATGGTTCCAGGCTACATCGTAATAAGCGCGTCTGCCTGTCGACAGGATCACTGGGTGGAGCCAACCACCATGGCCATGGTGGACGAGGCTCTTGACTCCGTTGCGCAAAGGCGAGGGCAGGAAATTTCCGAAGTGTCGCTGGTGGGCATATCCGATGGCTCCTTGGGCGTAATTGCGTATTCCAAGCTAGGAAAACGCAAGATCGTTTCTCGGGTATTGATGAGTTCCTATGGCGGGTTGCTGGGGGCTGCGTCGGACTTGGCCAGGGATCCTGCGTTTAAAACCGGTCGTTGGCGTTTTATTCAGGGAGGCGCGGACAGGCTGTATCCATCGCAGGAAACGGTTCCCTGGATAGAAGGTTTTTGTCGAAACTTGGGTGTGGAATGTGACTTGAAGTTTGATCCTCAAGGTGAACATGACTGGGGTTATTGGCAAAATAAGCGAAAAAATTGGATTTTAGAGTTTTTTTAGCTAGAACCCTTGACAAAATGGCATAATTTTTCAAAATTTGGCTTCACGAACATGCGGATGTGGCGGAACTGGTAGACGCGCTAGATTCAGGTTCTAGTAATCGCAAGGTTGTGGAGGTTCAAGTCCTCTCATCCGCACTGAAAAAGACTCATCGAAAGATGAGTCTTTTTTGTTGCAGAGGGCGAGGAAGCATCCCCGCATCCACATAGTGGACCATTCTCACTAAGGCAACAAAGTTGCCAAGTGTTCATTAGTCTGGACTCCCACCCCACACGTGAGGCTACATTTCGTTTTTGTTGCCGAAGGCGGGGGAGTATCCCGCTCGGGACGCGTCCTTCACGTAAAGTTGAGAATCTTTTCTACTTTATGCATATGTCCTGCGGATTTGAGGAACAGTTTGTACAGGCTTTTGAGACCGCGACCCTGAAAGGGGAGCGGGTTGCGCTTGTTGGCCTTAGGGAGTCTGACGTTGAGGCGGTTTATGCGTTGGTGCAGGAATCCCGCGATCACTTGACGCCACATCTTCCTTGGGTAAAGGATACCTCGATTGCAGACATCAGGAAAAAAGCTCGCGGCTGGATTCTTGCTGAGCAGCTTTCTCAGGGCGGCTGCTGGTGTATTCTTGAAAAAAACGAAAATGGTTTGCCAGTCGGCTTTATTATGCTGGATGTGAACTTGAGTAATCGCTCGGCGGCCATTAGCTACTGGCTTGGAAAAAAGTTTACGGGGAAGGGCTATGCCACCCAGGCCCTCCAGCTGCTTTCTGATTTTGCATTAAAAACGTTGCGCTTGAATCGACTGGAAGTTTTTGCCTCGGTTCATAACGAAAAAAGTGCGGCGGTGGCCCTGCGAGCCGGTTTTAAGGAAGAAGGCGTTTGTCGGGATTACGAAATGGTGGGCGAAACTTTTGTGGATCACCGTCGTTTTTCGCTTCTAAAACGCGATCTTACTGCATGAATTGGCGAAATTCGCTTAA contains:
- a CDS encoding GNAT family N-acetyltransferase, which encodes MSCGFEEQFVQAFETATLKGERVALVGLRESDVEAVYALVQESRDHLTPHLPWVKDTSIADIRKKARGWILAEQLSQGGCWCILEKNENGLPVGFIMLDVNLSNRSAAISYWLGKKFTGKGYATQALQLLSDFALKTLRLNRLEVFASVHNEKSAAVALRAGFKEEGVCRDYEMVGETFVDHRRFSLLKRDLTA